In Gadus chalcogrammus isolate NIFS_2021 chromosome 1, NIFS_Gcha_1.0, whole genome shotgun sequence, one DNA window encodes the following:
- the LOC130388336 gene encoding transcription factor HES-2-like — protein MTSSIAPEASQPLPARSTVAQRKQANELRKTLKPLLEKKRRARINDSLGSLKTLILPLVGKDNARYSKLEKADILEMTVRFLRELPSSPVKNSSDSYKEGYKACLDRVSALLPQTSMDQGACQRVNQFIQQSSSAPITPTCRNCCAQSSMALPQIQQRLMNLKSSLGHRAGLQSPNHNNHANNGVAPNRAPPAQQAASPDMWRPW, from the exons ATGACTTCCAGCATCGCCCCAGAGGCCAGCCAACCTCTCCCTGCGCGGTCCACCGTGGCCCAGAGGAAACAAGCCAACGAACTGAGAAAG ACGCTCAAACCGTTGCTCGAAAAGAAAAGGCGCGCCCGAATCAACGACAGCCTCGGCAGTCTGAAGACCCTCATCCTGCCGCTGGTTGGAAAGGACAACGCGCGCTACTCCAAACTGGAGAAAGCCGACATCCTCGAGATGACCGTTCGTTTCCTCAGAGAGCTCCCCTCCAGCCCTGTCAAAA ATTCCTCTGACAGCTACAAAGAAGGCTACAAAGCGTGCCTGGACCGCGTGTCCGCTCTGCTGCCCCAAACCAGCATGGACCAAGGCGCGTGCCAGCGCGTCAACCAGTTCATCCAGCAGTCCTCCTCTGCCCCCATCACCCCGACCTGCAGGAACTGCTGCGCCCAGAGCTCCATGGCTCTCCCACAGATCCAACAGAGACTCATGAACCTCAAATCCAGCTTGGGCCACCGCGCTGGGCTCCAGTCCCCGAACCACAACAACCACGCCAACAACGGCGTGGCTCCCAACAGAGCCCCGCCGGCCCAACAGGCAGCCAGCCCCGACATGTGGAGGCCCTGGTAG